A genomic stretch from Halobellus sp. LT62 includes:
- a CDS encoding type I restriction enzyme endonuclease domain-containing protein: MALDIIDHFENEVPSPFKGMVVTTSKEAAIRYKETLDSLNGPESRVIVSEGHNDPEHIKQWTPSDSEKSQYKESFVDPNGEVELLIVCDMLLTGFDAPVAQVMYLDKPLREHSLLQAIARVNRPFEEKTHGLIIDYYGVSDELKEALAMFSSKDVERAMVPVKDKQPELEAAHSKAISFFEDLDEVEQCVQSLEPEDRRIEFKNAFKRFSKLMDIVLPDPMANPYRDDLERLSTIYGKAKERYRDETMNLEGAGAKVRKLVQDHITSRGIEILNDEPVSIMDEVEFDAKLDDLESDQARASEMQNAIKHEINVRFDEDPVQYGSLKERLEDLIEKYREGRYSERETIEELRSLMDEIRSRDKQAREKGLSDETDLSFYHAIEDVLDAQDVEEQAVIELTADLVGTVEGFVTKVEWKQRTHIQSQMRKAVTGQLYRSRIDLSADERQELTNRVIELARQHYR, from the coding sequence GTGGCGTTGGACATCATCGACCACTTCGAGAACGAGGTCCCGTCGCCGTTCAAGGGAATGGTCGTCACCACCAGCAAGGAGGCGGCGATCCGGTACAAGGAGACGCTCGACAGCCTGAACGGCCCGGAGTCGCGGGTCATCGTGTCGGAGGGACACAACGACCCGGAGCACATCAAGCAGTGGACGCCCAGCGACTCGGAGAAGAGCCAGTACAAGGAGTCGTTCGTCGATCCGAACGGCGAGGTCGAGCTACTCATCGTCTGCGATATGCTCCTGACGGGCTTCGACGCGCCGGTCGCGCAGGTGATGTATCTCGACAAGCCGCTGCGCGAGCACAGCCTCCTGCAGGCGATCGCCCGCGTGAACCGCCCGTTCGAGGAGAAGACCCACGGGCTCATCATCGACTACTACGGCGTCTCCGACGAACTCAAGGAGGCGCTCGCGATGTTCAGCTCGAAGGACGTCGAGCGGGCGATGGTGCCGGTCAAAGACAAACAGCCTGAACTTGAGGCGGCCCATAGCAAGGCGATATCGTTCTTCGAGGATCTCGATGAGGTTGAGCAATGCGTCCAGTCGCTGGAGCCAGAAGATCGCCGGATCGAGTTCAAGAACGCGTTCAAGCGCTTCTCGAAGCTGATGGACATCGTCCTCCCCGACCCGATGGCGAACCCCTACCGGGACGACCTCGAGCGACTCAGCACGATCTACGGAAAGGCAAAGGAGCGCTACCGTGATGAGACGATGAATCTCGAGGGAGCGGGGGCGAAGGTCAGAAAGCTCGTTCAGGACCACATCACTTCGCGGGGCATCGAGATCCTGAACGACGAGCCGGTCTCGATAATGGACGAGGTTGAGTTCGACGCGAAACTTGATGACCTAGAGAGCGACCAAGCCCGTGCGAGCGAGATGCAGAACGCAATCAAGCACGAGATAAACGTCCGGTTCGACGAAGATCCGGTGCAGTACGGCTCGCTGAAGGAACGCCTCGAGGACCTCATCGAGAAATACCGCGAAGGAAGATACAGCGAACGGGAGACCATCGAGGAGCTCCGGAGTCTGATGGACGAGATCCGATCCCGCGACAAGCAGGCACGCGAGAAGGGACTCAGCGACGAGACCGACCTCTCGTTTTACCACGCGATCGAGGACGTCTTAGATGCACAAGATGTCGAAGAGCAAGCCGTAATCGAACTTACCGCGGACCTCGTCGGAACGGTCGAAGGATTCGTTACAAAGGTCGAATGGAAACAGCGCACGCACATACAGAGCCAGATGCGGAAGGCGGTGACTGGCCAGTTGTATCGGTCACGAATCGACCTGTCAGCTGACGAGCGCCAGGAACTGACTAACCGAGTCATCGAGTTAGCGCGGCAGCACTACCGATGA
- a CDS encoding DUF5305 family protein yields MIGLPGIVRAKLLVATYGRQFVIILFVVGVLLMGSAGWIYTHPPTTTVTDNTNQQTIESTLHTSANVTGESDLYQQGTQLRDKTIYLLPATPNATLTVQTTVPPDEDVHLTQQLELVMQATNGGTVFWERSRTLQEQQVTTSDGSLNTSATLDIPKLKDQTDEIRSEIGAESSLHIFIRVTTSYETSLYSGSISETSSLRLAQDLYSFKPLTIGKTESTPETREVILPTRSVFSYLVPAGIGVGVLLLAVAIEFIFRRVRGQDILAEQVHRTRYSEWISAGTIPPSMGSKYVSVDSLEDLVGIAIDSRKRVLFDRSEDVYVVIDGPVVYYYGDWPRRKE; encoded by the coding sequence ATGATTGGACTTCCAGGGATCGTCCGGGCGAAGCTACTTGTTGCTACGTATGGTCGCCAGTTCGTCATCATTCTCTTTGTCGTGGGGGTGCTCTTGATGGGGAGTGCCGGCTGGATCTATACTCACCCACCGACGACCACGGTCACTGATAATACGAACCAACAAACGATCGAATCAACGCTCCATACTAGTGCCAACGTAACGGGAGAGAGTGATCTGTACCAACAGGGTACTCAGTTGAGAGATAAGACCATTTACTTGTTGCCTGCAACGCCGAATGCGACACTCACCGTCCAAACGACTGTCCCTCCAGATGAAGATGTACATCTGACTCAACAGCTTGAGCTTGTTATGCAGGCCACTAACGGTGGCACTGTGTTCTGGGAGCGTTCCAGAACCCTCCAGGAGCAACAGGTAACGACTTCAGATGGTTCATTGAACACGTCGGCAACGCTCGATATCCCTAAGTTAAAGGACCAAACCGATGAGATTCGGAGTGAAATCGGGGCTGAGAGTTCACTCCATATATTCATCCGGGTAACGACATCGTATGAGACGAGTCTCTATTCAGGCAGCATAAGCGAGACTTCATCTCTCCGTCTCGCACAGGATTTATACTCGTTTAAGCCGCTCACAATTGGGAAAACAGAGAGTACGCCGGAGACCAGAGAAGTCATTCTTCCCACGCGAAGCGTATTCTCGTATTTGGTGCCGGCCGGGATTGGCGTTGGAGTGTTACTCCTGGCGGTGGCTATCGAATTTATCTTCCGTCGCGTGAGGGGGCAGGATATACTGGCGGAGCAGGTACATCGTACGCGATATTCGGAGTGGATTTCAGCGGGGACTATCCCTCCCTCTATGGGCAGTAAGTATGTATCGGTGGACTCGCTTGAGGATCTCGTCGGGATTGCCATCGACTCCAGAAAACGGGTATTATTCGACAGGAGCGAGGATGTGTATGTCGTTATCGACGGCCCGGTCGTGTACTACTACGGCGACTGGCCCCGACGTAAGGAATAA
- a CDS encoding M48 family metallopeptidase encodes MSKQLTRHHHIGQTVVPYSISWSQDRETVSISIDKSLELTVTAPMTATSDDIESVLESRQEWILEKLYGLKEQESPPYSKEYLSGEKLQYRGRQYPLEVVESDVPQPALSFDEQKFTLRVHRFDAEADRVSVRRKRQAVVDWFLERAKDELPERSSRFELRLGLNDIPVEVGEIEGRWGEYNNGTVRLNWRLVCAPVRIQDYVLAHELAHTVHEDHSDSFWNTVGALVPDYEDRREWLRLRGNTLVV; translated from the coding sequence ATGAGTAAGCAACTAACCCGGCACCACCACATCGGCCAGACGGTTGTGCCCTACAGCATCAGTTGGTCACAGGATCGAGAGACCGTGTCCATCTCGATCGACAAGTCGCTGGAACTGACGGTGACAGCGCCTATGACCGCAACCTCTGATGATATCGAGTCGGTGCTTGAGTCTCGCCAAGAGTGGATCCTCGAGAAGCTCTACGGGCTGAAAGAGCAGGAGAGCCCTCCCTACTCGAAGGAGTACCTGAGCGGTGAGAAGCTCCAGTACCGAGGACGGCAGTATCCGCTTGAAGTCGTCGAGTCGGATGTTCCACAGCCTGCGCTGTCCTTCGACGAACAGAAGTTCACGCTACGCGTCCACCGCTTCGATGCAGAGGCGGACAGAGTGAGCGTTCGGCGGAAACGTCAGGCGGTCGTGGACTGGTTCCTCGAGCGCGCGAAGGATGAGCTCCCGGAGAGATCCTCTCGTTTCGAGTTGCGGCTCGGCCTCAACGACATCCCTGTCGAAGTTGGTGAGATCGAAGGGCGGTGGGGGGAGTACAATAACGGGACTGTTCGCCTCAACTGGCGTCTGGTGTGTGCGCCGGTACGCATCCAGGACTATGTCCTTGCCCACGAATTAGCCCACACGGTACACGAGGATCACTCCGACTCGTTCTGGAACACGGTCGGAGCTCTCGTTCCAGACTACGAAGACAGGCGTGAATGGCTACGATTGAGGGGGAACACGCTAGTTGTCTGA
- a CDS encoding type II toxin-antitoxin system HicB family antitoxin: protein MTTSTWDRDNHEDGIRLWQEVDWCIAKDVENSVTTQGSSRAAVLENLGDAVALHRETAGREPPDEELREMGIDPEENTTGDQTPPDVLK, encoded by the coding sequence ATGACAACTTCGACGTGGGACAGAGATAATCACGAGGATGGGATCCGCCTCTGGCAAGAGGTTGATTGGTGTATCGCCAAAGACGTCGAAAACAGTGTTACGACTCAGGGCTCTTCGCGAGCAGCCGTATTAGAAAACCTCGGTGACGCTGTTGCCCTCCACAGAGAGACAGCCGGACGTGAGCCGCCGGATGAGGAACTCCGTGAAATGGGGATTGACCCGGAAGAGAATACCACCGGCGATCAGACTCCTCCAGACGTTCTAAAATAG
- a CDS encoding DUF308 domain-containing protein produces MDIWISSGTHVDSIAEREKRIEQQLDNLNVVFAEGAEKSTSREQIISILEIIPIAPLLAAAVTFHIYITVEIHGRMKSKISGGETGRDVELVQNLTSRHNVEWHEIDNEPLSQYIHTNRIIWGILNWGSLFGITVLIWPSPVTVWNAILYGIVLLLSGYILLIALLTVANYAREETMAEEITNRSEKHDQAVVVLGEGHHPGVGRRLKKESDLNILNPRPEDLNWGTRVILRVFESYSLLRT; encoded by the coding sequence ATGGATATCTGGATTTCATCAGGAACCCACGTTGACAGCATTGCTGAGCGTGAAAAACGAATTGAACAGCAGCTCGACAATCTAAATGTCGTTTTTGCTGAGGGGGCTGAGAAATCAACCTCCCGAGAGCAGATCATTTCTATCCTCGAGATCATACCAATTGCACCACTACTGGCTGCTGCCGTCACTTTCCACATCTACATCACCGTTGAAATACACGGAAGAATGAAGTCGAAGATTAGCGGCGGGGAGACAGGAAGAGACGTAGAGCTCGTTCAAAACCTAACTTCTCGTCATAACGTTGAGTGGCACGAGATTGACAATGAGCCGCTCAGTCAATACATCCACACCAACCGAATAATATGGGGAATTCTCAACTGGGGTTCTTTGTTTGGGATTACGGTACTCATTTGGCCTTCTCCGGTAACCGTGTGGAACGCAATCCTATACGGTATCGTGTTGCTCCTAAGTGGCTATATTCTTCTCATTGCTCTCCTCACAGTTGCAAACTATGCACGCGAGGAGACTATGGCGGAAGAGATCACAAACAGAAGTGAGAAACACGACCAAGCTGTCGTTGTTCTCGGAGAAGGTCATCATCCCGGAGTAGGAAGGCGATTGAAAAAAGAGTCAGACCTGAATATACTCAATCCGAGGCCGGAGGATTTGAATTGGGGGACACGAGTGATACTTCGAGTGTTTGAGAGCTACAGTCTACTAAGGACGTAG
- a CDS encoding site-specific integrase, with protein MVRVDDSDDVTKCWLSPDELNRLERTAGEGGWEREVAVQLMGRCGLRASEVGYPSDSNLRYSDDGDIWLFEVQGKNTKGGSKKTRDVWMPDAVADDIHKYSRERGLNLSDPWVEASTPSVRRWVKEAAHAVAEQTDDPRWQSVSSHDLRRSWATYHLVERQADVRTMMSIGGWSDYSAIEPYLASRLRHVSERRCRHSAPGGCHRTIHEGLISIRNWDE; from the coding sequence ATGGTTCGCGTCGATGACAGCGATGATGTGACGAAGTGCTGGCTTTCTCCCGACGAACTGAACCGCCTAGAGCGAACTGCTGGAGAAGGTGGCTGGGAACGTGAGGTCGCGGTCCAGCTGATGGGTCGGTGTGGGCTCCGGGCGTCGGAAGTGGGCTATCCGAGCGATAGCAATCTGCGCTACTCCGACGATGGCGACATCTGGCTCTTCGAGGTCCAGGGGAAGAATACGAAAGGTGGGTCAAAGAAGACACGCGACGTATGGATGCCCGACGCCGTCGCCGACGACATTCACAAATACAGCCGTGAACGGGGGCTCAATCTCTCCGACCCGTGGGTCGAGGCTAGCACCCCCTCCGTTCGTCGCTGGGTCAAGGAAGCCGCTCACGCCGTCGCAGAACAAACTGACGACCCACGCTGGCAGTCAGTCTCGTCCCACGATCTCCGCCGGTCCTGGGCGACCTATCATCTCGTCGAGCGCCAAGCCGATGTTCGGACTATGATGAGCATTGGTGGATGGTCCGATTACTCTGCCATCGAGCCCTACCTGGCGAGCCGACTGAGGCACGTATCGGAGAGGCGATGCAGACATAGCGCCCCCGGAGGGTGTCATAGAACTATTCACGAGGGTTTGATTTCCATCCGTAATTGGGATGAATAA
- a CDS encoding nucleotidyltransferase domain-containing protein codes for MQDVLDVLIDQPYATYSMSELATLTGANKGTISKAVRLLSELDVVETAQDGRTQQVRINRQRLTKPDPVLSIPQPEFHQPVQAFLQRLQNELDELVGVVLFGSVARGEADRASDIDLLVIVGGDKTAARRTVQSVVSDLEDQRFEGNRYTFQPLVESTDSVQRIGDQLRPQFDDGITLVGSDQLSELRTEVYTDE; via the coding sequence ATGCAGGACGTTCTTGACGTCCTCATCGACCAACCGTATGCGACGTACTCGATGAGCGAGCTCGCAACCCTCACGGGGGCAAATAAAGGGACAATCTCGAAGGCAGTCAGGCTGCTTTCCGAACTTGATGTCGTCGAGACTGCACAGGACGGGCGGACCCAGCAGGTCCGGATCAACCGTCAACGGCTCACGAAACCGGACCCAGTTCTATCGATACCGCAACCCGAGTTCCACCAACCAGTCCAGGCATTTCTCCAACGACTCCAAAATGAGTTGGACGAGTTAGTCGGGGTCGTCTTGTTCGGAAGCGTCGCTCGGGGAGAAGCAGATCGGGCCAGCGACATCGACCTATTGGTGATTGTCGGCGGGGACAAAACAGCAGCTCGTCGGACTGTCCAGTCGGTCGTCAGTGATCTCGAAGACCAACGGTTCGAGGGGAACCGATATACGTTCCAGCCGCTCGTCGAATCGACGGACAGCGTCCAAAGAATTGGTGACCAACTTCGTCCCCAATTTGACGATGGGATCACGTTGGTCGGCTCCGACCAACTCTCCGAGCTTCGGACCGAGGTGTATACCGATGAATGA
- a CDS encoding ferritin-like domain-containing protein, with protein sequence MGLRRGPRRRAYTGGDDPVSEAQYNFDVANVDRSLATARSFEKTGVGAYTGGGRFLESSDLVRDAVSIHSVETNHWSLLNDSNRGSKIPNAFNFPSHRTKFSKWSVQTFKREIKTPNKAQPSNT encoded by the coding sequence CTGGGGTTACGAAGAGGCCCACGTCGACGTGCTTATACAGGCGGTGACGATCCCGTTTCGGAGGCCCAGTACAACTTCGATGTCGCGAACGTGGACAGGTCCTTGGCCACTGCACGCTCCTTCGAGAAGACGGGTGTCGGCGCGTATACTGGAGGGGGACGGTTTCTCGAGAGTTCTGACCTGGTGAGGGACGCAGTGTCGATCCACAGCGTAGAGACGAATCACTGGTCACTGCTCAACGACAGCAACAGGGGGTCGAAGATCCCAAACGCGTTCAACTTCCCCTCTCATAGGACGAAGTTCTCGAAGTGGTCGGTCCAGACATTCAAGCGGGAGATTAAAACTCCGAATAAGGCCCAACCATCAAACACCTAG
- a CDS encoding signal peptidase I: MFTRAGILIVVLAALAVTTPASPVQLSYVYSDSMEPTIGQNDGYIVVPTEEINQRDIIVFWSEEREEYVTHRVVGRSDAGLITQGDNNDVTDQAAGYPYVQRKAVTGAVLILAGEPVTIDGLGLYVSLVHSHRLLIMGIAISLIGGSLLYGGRQHPHPRRSLLKVRDVIHPVFVAAIIGGTIIILTGAVSHELVYVAVDGGSSAPNTLAVGKATTETVSITATTLPLTYRLVSTDGMTITDSTRNASTITADVHIPGPTTSGAYETNIAIYRYPAVLPLGLVKTIHSIHPALAAGTTICLMFLPFFLAYALLFDGNTPLRGSQTRWRQKLWWRFR; encoded by the coding sequence GTGTTTACACGCGCTGGAATCCTGATCGTTGTGCTCGCCGCGCTTGCAGTCACGACTCCAGCGTCACCCGTACAACTATCATACGTCTACTCCGACAGTATGGAACCGACTATTGGTCAGAATGACGGCTACATCGTTGTCCCGACCGAGGAGATTAACCAGCGCGACATTATCGTGTTTTGGTCGGAAGAGCGCGAAGAATACGTCACCCACCGCGTCGTCGGCCGCTCCGACGCCGGCCTGATCACCCAAGGTGACAACAATGACGTAACCGACCAGGCGGCTGGGTATCCCTATGTCCAACGCAAGGCGGTCACGGGGGCCGTTTTGATCCTTGCGGGCGAACCCGTGACGATCGATGGACTGGGCCTCTATGTCTCGCTCGTCCACTCACATCGGCTGCTTATTATGGGGATTGCGATAAGCCTAATCGGAGGGAGTCTACTGTATGGCGGCCGCCAGCATCCTCATCCGCGCCGATCGCTCCTGAAAGTACGCGACGTCATCCATCCGGTGTTCGTCGCGGCTATCATCGGAGGCACAATCATTATTCTCACTGGTGCGGTGAGTCACGAGCTCGTGTATGTCGCCGTTGATGGTGGGAGCAGTGCCCCGAACACACTCGCGGTTGGCAAGGCCACGACAGAAACAGTATCCATCACTGCCACTACGCTACCGCTCACCTATCGGCTCGTCAGCACAGACGGGATGACAATCACGGACTCGACCCGAAACGCCTCAACCATCACAGCCGATGTCCACATTCCAGGCCCAACTACGTCGGGGGCATACGAGACGAACATCGCGATCTATCGATATCCGGCTGTGTTGCCGTTAGGACTCGTCAAGACCATTCATTCCATCCATCCCGCCTTGGCTGCCGGGACGACTATATGTCTGATGTTCTTGCCGTTCTTCCTGGCGTATGCGCTCCTGTTTGACGGCAACACACCGCTTCGAGGGTCGCAAACGCGGTGGCGACAGAAACTCTGGTGGAGGTTTCGATGA
- a CDS encoding Lrp/AsnC family transcriptional regulator, whose product MTDPDDFFDQLDDAEAVTADDTDSVQSSVEQSEADRIRSERQTTSQTPTRSQRRSYLAPKYVARCRFCRCKFSDIDVAHHHEGRCKAEPVAQCIHCEEEIQSQESSEEHLKSCDAYHSAIQEEAEQEDSSASENEEENSERFSRLFIDPQPHEFHAYLKWDCADRENPLRSYFGLRSLQGEHDFEDHGRLRAAVDIDGDEWTVEFGFKESGIAPRDSPTFELDEVREYLTYVYPSAYSSWEDAKSEARKRAYFRISPRWPDIETKEGLRSMSNPCNIEGYDVEVEGSNWDFEQYPQVLQQALSALADRQGFRFNSHSPIHPEDFAPERIHRSSNIVDGELYVRVKEGETGQIIAYDGALHRISLLLAGDREGYAKSVRDDRECSGHYHTATIDSRRAGQLVSDHELAKEFKHYYMRNPDAVEGTALENPKVGVSFQNSIHDGTLYWDDLDQLVKELDESLLNVLDWSNLPTEPDNKIFVADDYFAVSGSRRWRKLLPDQLPRIESKQDDQLFATMTQMNATDAELVDTLLTDGGKKSPKELAESIGTHLDTIYRALKRLAPLVDHTYGEVQLGSKYIAQELTGYIDAVSESIQSGWEHALDELTRAESYGDSDPWSRWLDKYGGKISQTEGTDPDDLDIGYKPSTVREARQLLREGARRWAEVTGEPLRQFAFAFAPAITTVDGKRYAPKYFAAALGTPG is encoded by the coding sequence GTGACCGACCCGGACGATTTCTTCGACCAGCTCGACGACGCCGAAGCCGTCACTGCTGACGACACGGATTCGGTTCAATCGTCCGTCGAGCAATCGGAGGCAGACCGTATCAGGTCGGAGAGACAAACTACTTCACAGACTCCTACGCGTTCCCAGCGGCGTAGCTATCTTGCGCCCAAGTACGTTGCTCGATGTCGATTCTGCCGCTGTAAATTCTCAGATATCGACGTAGCGCATCATCACGAGGGGCGATGCAAGGCAGAGCCGGTTGCACAGTGTATCCACTGCGAGGAAGAGATACAGAGTCAGGAATCATCGGAGGAGCATCTAAAATCCTGTGACGCGTATCACAGTGCCATACAGGAGGAAGCAGAACAGGAGGACAGCTCCGCGTCCGAAAACGAGGAAGAGAACAGTGAGCGCTTTTCGAGACTCTTCATCGATCCTCAGCCGCACGAGTTCCACGCGTACCTCAAATGGGACTGTGCGGATCGCGAGAATCCGCTTCGGTCCTACTTCGGGCTTCGGTCACTCCAAGGAGAGCACGACTTCGAGGATCACGGGCGGCTACGAGCTGCCGTCGACATCGATGGAGACGAATGGACGGTCGAGTTCGGCTTCAAAGAGTCCGGTATCGCGCCACGCGATTCACCCACCTTCGAGCTTGATGAGGTTCGCGAGTACTTGACCTATGTCTATCCAAGTGCATACTCTTCGTGGGAGGACGCTAAATCTGAGGCTCGAAAGCGCGCGTACTTCCGAATCTCGCCACGCTGGCCTGATATCGAAACCAAGGAAGGCCTCCGCTCGATGTCAAATCCGTGTAACATCGAGGGCTACGACGTCGAGGTCGAAGGCTCCAACTGGGACTTCGAACAGTATCCCCAGGTTCTACAGCAGGCACTCAGCGCACTCGCAGACCGCCAAGGATTCCGGTTCAACAGTCACAGCCCAATCCACCCGGAGGACTTCGCGCCTGAACGCATTCACCGCTCGTCAAATATCGTCGACGGGGAGCTGTACGTTCGTGTCAAAGAAGGTGAGACCGGACAGATCATCGCATACGACGGCGCGCTACATCGGATCTCGCTCCTGTTGGCGGGCGACCGGGAGGGCTACGCAAAATCCGTTCGTGATGATCGAGAGTGCTCTGGTCACTACCATACGGCGACTATCGATTCCAGACGGGCAGGACAACTCGTCAGTGACCACGAACTCGCAAAAGAGTTCAAGCACTACTATATGCGTAACCCGGACGCCGTTGAGGGTACCGCCTTGGAAAACCCGAAAGTCGGTGTCTCCTTCCAGAACTCGATACATGACGGGACACTGTACTGGGACGACCTCGACCAACTCGTCAAGGAACTCGACGAATCGCTTCTGAACGTCTTGGACTGGTCAAACCTTCCGACTGAGCCCGATAACAAGATCTTCGTCGCTGACGACTACTTCGCAGTCTCGGGATCGCGACGCTGGCGGAAACTACTCCCCGATCAGCTGCCGCGGATCGAGTCAAAACAGGACGACCAACTGTTCGCGACGATGACGCAGATGAACGCAACCGACGCTGAGCTGGTGGACACGCTCCTCACGGACGGTGGGAAGAAGTCACCAAAAGAGTTAGCCGAATCTATTGGCACCCATTTGGACACGATCTACCGGGCGCTGAAGCGTCTCGCGCCGCTTGTCGATCATACCTATGGCGAGGTACAACTCGGCTCGAAATACATTGCTCAAGAGTTGACAGGCTATATCGATGCAGTCTCGGAGAGCATCCAATCCGGATGGGAACACGCCCTTGATGAACTTACTCGGGCGGAATCGTATGGTGATAGCGATCCGTGGAGTCGCTGGCTGGACAAATACGGTGGAAAGATCAGTCAGACGGAGGGTACAGACCCTGATGACCTCGATATTGGGTACAAGCCTTCCACGGTACGAGAGGCTCGTCAGCTCCTTCGGGAGGGAGCTCGGCGATGGGCAGAGGTAACTGGTGAGCCGCTTCGACAGTTTGCCTTCGCGTTTGCTCCCGCCATCACGACTGTCGACGGCAAGCGATACGCACCGAAGTACTTCGCGGCCGCGCTCGGGACCCCTGGCTAG
- the secY gene encoding preprotein translocase subunit SecY has translation MGWKEAAEPVLTRMPSVARPEGHVPFRRKLGWTAGILVLYFFLTNVPLFGLQTGGAGSDFYGQFRSILAGGQGSIMQLGIGPIVTASIVLQLLGGADLLGLDTNDPRDQILYQGLQKLLVVVMICLTGLPMVFAGNFLPPSEALGQSLGVGLGGIRGIIFAQIFVGGVLILFMDEIVSKWGVGSGVGLFIIAGVSQQLVAGLFSWQALGGQSGFFPTWIGIVTGAVDIGSPLTPGGLSDLFLGQGQILALITTVLIFGIVVYAESVRVEIPLSHANVKGARGRFPVKLIYASVLPMILVRALQANLQFLGQILNNSWAGMPAWIGQYTQGQVTGGLFWYVAPIQSRQDWMWFLGFTSQDPAAIAVRVAIDLIFMVIGGAIFAIFWVETTGMGPEATARQIQNSGMQIPGFRRNPQVIEKVMERYIPQVTVIGGALVGLLAVGANMLGTIGGVSGTGLLLTVSITYKLYEEIAEEQLMEMHPMMREMFNN, from the coding sequence ATGGGATGGAAGGAGGCCGCCGAACCGGTGCTGACGCGGATGCCGTCAGTCGCGCGTCCGGAGGGACACGTCCCGTTCCGCCGGAAGCTCGGATGGACTGCCGGGATCCTCGTGCTGTATTTCTTCCTGACAAACGTCCCGCTGTTCGGGCTCCAGACCGGCGGCGCGGGCAGCGACTTCTACGGGCAGTTCCGTAGCATCCTCGCCGGCGGACAGGGATCGATTATGCAGCTCGGTATCGGTCCGATCGTCACGGCGAGCATCGTGCTGCAGCTGCTCGGCGGTGCGGATCTGCTCGGCTTAGACACCAACGATCCCCGCGATCAGATCCTGTATCAGGGCCTCCAGAAGCTTCTGGTGGTCGTGATGATCTGTCTGACGGGACTACCGATGGTGTTCGCGGGGAACTTCCTGCCACCGAGTGAGGCGCTCGGACAGTCGCTCGGGGTCGGTCTCGGGGGCATCCGCGGGATCATCTTCGCGCAGATCTTCGTCGGCGGCGTCCTCATCCTGTTCATGGACGAGATCGTCAGCAAGTGGGGCGTCGGCTCCGGTGTCGGTCTGTTCATCATCGCCGGCGTGAGCCAACAGCTCGTCGCCGGGCTCTTCAGCTGGCAGGCCCTCGGCGGGCAGAGCGGCTTCTTCCCGACGTGGATCGGGATCGTCACCGGCGCGGTCGACATCGGCTCGCCGCTGACGCCCGGCGGGCTCTCGGATCTGTTCCTCGGACAGGGGCAGATCCTCGCGCTCATCACGACGGTCCTCATCTTCGGGATCGTCGTCTACGCCGAGAGCGTTCGCGTCGAGATCCCGCTGTCGCACGCCAACGTGAAGGGCGCGCGCGGACGCTTCCCCGTGAAGCTCATCTACGCGAGCGTCCTGCCGATGATCCTCGTTCGCGCGCTGCAGGCGAACCTCCAGTTCCTCGGACAGATCCTGAACAACTCGTGGGCGGGGATGCCCGCGTGGATCGGTCAGTACACGCAGGGACAGGTCACCGGCGGCCTGTTCTGGTACGTCGCACCGATCCAGTCCCGACAGGACTGGATGTGGTTCTTAGGATTCACGTCTCAGGACCCCGCAGCCATCGCCGTGCGCGTCGCGATCGACCTGATCTTTATGGTCATCGGCGGCGCGATCTTCGCGATCTTCTGGGTCGAAACGACGGGGATGGGCCCCGAAGCGACGGCCCGACAGATCCAGAACTCGGGGATGCAGATCCCCGGCTTCCGGCGGAACCCCCAAGTGATAGAGAAGGTTATGGAGCGCTACATCCCGCAGGTGACGGTCATCGGCGGCGCGCTCGTCGGCCTGCTCGCCGTGGGGGCGAATATGCTCGGAACCATCGGCGGCGTCTCCGGAACCGGGCTGCTGCTTACGGTCTCCATCACGTACAAGCTGTACGAGGAGATCGCAGAGGAGCAGCTGATGGAGATGCACCCGATGATGCGCGAGATGTTCAACAACTAG